A window from Drosophila yakuba strain Tai18E2 chromosome 3L, Prin_Dyak_Tai18E2_2.1, whole genome shotgun sequence encodes these proteins:
- the LOC6534224 gene encoding cell death protein rpr — protein sequence MAVAFFIPDQATLLREAEQKEQQILRLRESQWRFLATVVLQTLRQYSPCHPKTGRKCGKYRKPSQ from the coding sequence ATGGCAGTGGCATTCTTCATACCCGACCAGGCGACCCTGCTGCGGGAGGCagagcagaaggagcagcagatCCTCCGCTTGCGGGAGTCCCAGTGGAGATTCCTGGCCACCGTTGTCCTGCAAACGCTGCGCCAGTACAGTCCATGTCATCCGAAGACCGGCAGAAAGTGCGGCAAATACCGCAAACCATCGCAGTAA